One segment of Pseudobythopirellula maris DNA contains the following:
- a CDS encoding PEP-CTERM sorting domain-containing protein (PEP-CTERM proteins occur, often in large numbers, in the proteomes of bacteria that also encode an exosortase, a predicted intramembrane cysteine proteinase. The presence of a PEP-CTERM domain at a protein's C-terminus predicts cleavage within the sorting domain, followed by covalent anchoring to some some component of the (usually Gram-negative) cell surface. Many PEP-CTERM proteins exhibit an unusual sequence composition that includes large numbers of potential glycosylation sites. Expression of one such protein has been shown restore the ability of a bacterium to form floc, a type of biofilm.) gives MKNLWIGLLSAACLVVAAPAGAETIAYWAQNDNGLPGGGFGFETTDFPMAADEGAGAWTLADFDASETAGVYDYVQSFAGTSDNALAGYGSGGSFSFQGGAGDGNGGFANNGASIVFEIDTTLYSDILVSWAQRGTGTGFSSREFAYSLDGLTYVSIDTDTGGLTSSWDTVNYDLSAIDAIEGLPSVYFSVTYDGATSDTGNNRIDNVLFEGTLVPEPSSVVLTLLAGAFASMVGVRSKLG, from the coding sequence ATGAAGAACCTCTGGATTGGCCTCCTGTCGGCCGCCTGCCTCGTTGTCGCCGCTCCGGCTGGCGCCGAGACGATTGCCTACTGGGCTCAAAATGACAACGGCTTGCCGGGTGGCGGCTTTGGTTTCGAGACCACCGACTTCCCGATGGCCGCCGACGAAGGCGCTGGCGCTTGGACGCTGGCCGACTTCGACGCCTCGGAGACCGCCGGCGTTTACGATTACGTCCAGAGCTTTGCCGGCACCTCGGACAACGCCCTGGCCGGCTACGGCAGCGGCGGTTCGTTCTCGTTCCAAGGTGGCGCCGGCGACGGCAACGGCGGTTTCGCCAACAACGGCGCGAGCATCGTGTTCGAGATCGACACGACCCTCTACAGCGACATCCTGGTTTCGTGGGCCCAGCGCGGCACCGGCACCGGGTTCTCGAGCCGCGAGTTCGCCTACTCGCTCGATGGCCTCACATATGTTTCGATCGACACCGACACCGGTGGTCTGACCAGCAGCTGGGACACCGTGAACTACGACCTGTCGGCGATCGACGCGATCGAAGGCCTGCCGTCGGTCTACTTCTCGGTCACGTACGACGGCGCCACGTCGGACACCGGCAACAACCGCATCGACAACGTCCTGTTCGAGGGCACGCTCGTTCCCGAGCCGTCGTCGGTGGTGCTGACGCTGCTGGCCGGCGCCTTCGCCTCGATGGTTGGCGTTCGCAGCAAGCTCGGCTGA
- a CDS encoding zinc-binding alcohol dehydrogenase family protein, which translates to MKAFQITTPGESIVVDAPRPEPAAGEVLLRVKRVGFCGSDLSTFMGKNPLVSYPRVPGHEVGGVIEALGPGGAGDWRVGQEVLVVPYTSCGECSACRAGRVNCCRNNQTMGVQREGAMAEWVVAPTEKLLASEKLSLRELALVEPLTVGFHAASRGRVAAGDTVVVFGCGAIGLGAIAGAAFRGGEVIAVDIDDAKLDLAKACGARHAVNSMSESLHDRLQEITGGHGVAVAIEAVGLPQTFRAAVDEAAFAGRVVYIGYTKQPVEYDTKLFVMKELDIMGSRNATREDFADVVQMLESGAFPVDRVITHTCSLDTASETLKAWSESPSDFVKIQLEL; encoded by the coding sequence ATGAAGGCCTTCCAAATCACCACCCCCGGCGAGTCGATCGTTGTCGACGCCCCCCGGCCCGAGCCCGCCGCCGGCGAGGTGCTGCTGCGGGTCAAACGGGTTGGCTTTTGCGGCTCGGATCTCAGCACGTTCATGGGCAAGAACCCGCTAGTGAGTTACCCGCGCGTGCCCGGCCACGAGGTCGGTGGCGTGATCGAGGCTTTGGGGCCCGGCGGCGCCGGCGACTGGCGCGTCGGCCAGGAGGTGTTGGTCGTCCCCTACACCAGCTGCGGCGAGTGCTCGGCCTGCCGGGCGGGGCGCGTGAACTGCTGCCGCAACAACCAGACCATGGGCGTGCAGCGTGAGGGGGCGATGGCCGAGTGGGTCGTCGCGCCGACGGAGAAGCTGCTCGCCTCGGAGAAGCTCTCGCTGCGCGAGCTCGCGCTGGTCGAACCGCTCACCGTGGGGTTCCACGCCGCGTCGCGCGGCCGGGTGGCCGCGGGCGACACGGTCGTGGTGTTCGGCTGCGGGGCGATCGGCCTGGGGGCGATCGCCGGCGCGGCGTTCCGCGGCGGCGAGGTGATCGCCGTCGACATCGACGACGCCAAGCTTGACTTGGCGAAGGCGTGCGGCGCGCGGCACGCGGTCAACTCGATGAGCGAGTCGCTGCACGACCGGTTGCAAGAGATCACGGGCGGCCACGGCGTGGCCGTGGCGATCGAGGCGGTCGGCCTGCCGCAGACGTTCCGCGCGGCGGTTGACGAGGCGGCGTTCGCCGGCCGGGTGGTCTATATCGGCTACACCAAGCAGCCGGTCGAGTACGACACCAAACTGTTCGTGATGAAAGAACTCGACATCATGGGCTCGAGAAACGCCACACGCGAAGACTTCGCCGACGTGGTGCAGATGCTCGAATCGGGCGCCTTCCCGGTCGACCGTGTGATAACCCACACTTGCTCGCTCGACACGGCCAGCGAAACGCTCAAGGCCTGGAGCGAGTCGCCCTCGGACTTCGTCAAAATCCAACTCGAACTTTAG
- a CDS encoding HYExAFE family protein produces MAKRHNHYEAAFEEYLREERIPYVAVDEKRRALRSGGSLKSLDFIVSPETPPAYEYSPMGGGERWLVDVKGRRFPSGLSSPQYWRNWSTRDELDSLAHWAERFGPGFTAMLVFAFHLTADRSPVAPEKIFYWRGEAYAFVGVRLSDYRRAARPLSARWRTVTTGVKQFRRIARPVDELFAEPAPMGAHS; encoded by the coding sequence ATGGCCAAGCGGCACAACCATTACGAGGCGGCGTTCGAGGAGTACCTCCGCGAGGAGCGGATCCCGTACGTGGCGGTCGATGAGAAACGCCGCGCGTTGCGCAGCGGGGGGTCGCTCAAGAGTCTCGATTTTATTGTCTCGCCCGAGACGCCCCCTGCCTATGAATACAGCCCGATGGGGGGTGGCGAGCGCTGGCTGGTCGACGTGAAGGGGCGCCGGTTCCCGTCGGGGCTCAGCTCGCCGCAGTACTGGCGCAACTGGTCGACACGCGACGAGCTCGACTCGCTCGCGCACTGGGCCGAGCGGTTCGGGCCGGGGTTCACCGCCATGCTGGTGTTCGCCTTCCACCTGACGGCCGACCGCAGCCCCGTGGCGCCCGAGAAAATCTTCTACTGGCGCGGCGAGGCGTACGCCTTCGTCGGCGTGCGGCTGAGCGACTACCGCCGGGCCGCCCGCCCGCTGTCGGCCCGCTGGCGGACCGTCACGACCGGCGTCAAGCAGTTCCGCCGCATCGCCCGCCCGGTTGACGAGCTCTTCGCCGAGCCCGCCCCGATGGGCGCACACTCCTGA
- a CDS encoding amidohydrolase family protein gives MIDAHHHFWSYDSQEYDWITPEMQVLRRDFLPADLRVEAESAGVDGVVSVQARQTVDETRWLLELAANEPLVRGVVGWAPLASDNAADELAPFTDDPKLVGVRHVVQGEPPGFLDGDAFNRGVALLDGLGLAYDLLVFERQLDEAIRFADRHPTTRLVLDHIAKPRIADGEIDAWAGRIGRLAQRENVWCKVSGMVTEADWTAWSPKSLQPYFDTVLEAFGPRRLMFGSDWPVCRVACDYARWAEVVREWAAPLSVEEREWLFDRAACEAYRIIPR, from the coding sequence ATGATCGACGCCCACCACCACTTCTGGAGCTACGACTCCCAGGAGTACGACTGGATCACGCCCGAGATGCAGGTGCTGCGTCGCGACTTCCTGCCCGCCGACCTGCGGGTCGAGGCCGAGTCGGCCGGCGTTGATGGCGTGGTGAGCGTGCAGGCGCGGCAGACGGTCGACGAGACCCGCTGGCTGCTCGAACTGGCTGCCAACGAGCCGCTCGTCCGCGGCGTGGTGGGCTGGGCCCCGCTCGCCTCGGACAACGCGGCCGACGAGCTCGCCCCGTTCACGGACGACCCGAAGCTTGTGGGCGTTCGCCACGTGGTGCAAGGCGAGCCGCCCGGCTTTCTCGACGGCGACGCGTTCAACCGCGGCGTCGCGCTGCTCGACGGCTTGGGCCTGGCGTACGACTTGCTCGTCTTCGAGCGGCAACTCGACGAGGCGATCCGCTTCGCCGATCGCCACCCGACCACCCGATTGGTGCTCGACCATATCGCCAAGCCGCGCATCGCCGACGGCGAGATCGACGCGTGGGCCGGGCGGATCGGCAGGCTCGCCCAGCGTGAGAACGTTTGGTGCAAGGTCTCCGGCATGGTGACCGAGGCCGATTGGACAGCCTGGAGCCCCAAGAGTTTGCAGCCGTATTTTGATACGGTGCTTGAAGCGTTCGGCCCGCGGCGGTTGATGTTCGGCTCCGACTGGCCCGTCTGCCGCGTGGCCTGCGACTACGCCCGCTGGGCGGAGGTCGTCAGGGAGTGGGCGGCGCCGCTCTCGGTCGAAGAACGCGAATGGCTGTTCGACCGAGCGGCGTGCGAGGCGTACCGAATCATCCCCCGGTAG
- a CDS encoding YkgJ family cysteine cluster protein — MAVDTLKPLPAFGVNKIRREDLPKGGNLCEHCTAKCCHYIAVPYETPTEFDDMEYIRWVVLHHRATFFKEDEDWYLLVHTVCEKLQDDYRCGVYDTRPQICRDYTTKNCEYDEDWTYDFYLETHEQVWEYTEAMYPQKGESIRSRKPEPLAVLA, encoded by the coding sequence ATGGCTGTCGACACCCTGAAACCGCTGCCCGCTTTTGGCGTGAACAAGATCCGCCGCGAGGACCTCCCCAAGGGGGGCAACCTGTGCGAGCACTGCACCGCGAAGTGCTGCCACTACATCGCCGTGCCGTATGAAACGCCGACCGAGTTCGACGACATGGAGTACATCCGCTGGGTCGTGCTCCACCACCGGGCCACGTTCTTCAAAGAAGACGAGGACTGGTACCTGCTGGTCCACACCGTGTGCGAGAAGCTGCAAGACGACTACCGCTGCGGCGTCTACGACACGCGCCCGCAGATCTGCCGCGACTACACCACGAAGAACTGCGAGTACGACGAGGACTGGACCTACGATTTTTATCTCGAGACGCACGAGCAGGTGTGGGAGTACACCGAGGCGATGTACCCCCAGAAGGGCGAGAGTATCCGCAGCCGCAAGCCCGAGCCGCTCGCCGTGCTGGCTTAG
- the hisS gene encoding histidine--tRNA ligase, with product MSKQERIQPRTLKGFRDYLPETMIPRERLAEVARRVYRSYGFAPIDTPALEYLEVLTGKGSDETDKQLFHFVDQGGRAVGMRFDLTVPLARFAAQYAQHLGLPFKRYHIASVWRGEKPQVGRYREFMQCDFDTVGTTAVAADIETVLVTHDLLTAIGAEFGLGAFTIRLNHRGVLNGLLESCGLAKKSAAVLRALDKLAKVGEEKVRAELAETAGANEQQADAVVRLAALEGDNDTLLAELATLVGDSETGAAGVERLREVLTGLAAAGVEPARVRLDPSIARGLDYYTGLVLETTLDDLPGIGSVASGGRYDNLAAMFTKQELPGIGASLGLDRLLAALEELKLLPETRTPAPVFIPYFEADRLADYLKLAASVRAAGYGAELYPEPKKLGKQLQHADRRGYRVALIAGADELDKGECQVKDLATGESTTVAIGAVADEVGRVLGAG from the coding sequence GTGTCCAAGCAAGAACGCATCCAGCCGCGCACCCTCAAGGGCTTTCGCGACTACCTGCCCGAAACGATGATCCCGCGCGAGAGGCTCGCCGAGGTCGCCCGCCGGGTCTACCGGTCGTACGGCTTCGCGCCGATCGACACGCCCGCTCTGGAGTACCTGGAGGTGCTCACCGGCAAGGGCTCGGACGAGACCGACAAGCAGCTGTTCCACTTCGTCGACCAAGGGGGCCGCGCGGTCGGCATGCGCTTCGACCTCACCGTGCCGCTCGCCCGCTTCGCGGCGCAGTACGCCCAGCATCTCGGCCTGCCGTTTAAGCGCTACCACATCGCCTCGGTGTGGCGCGGCGAGAAACCCCAGGTCGGCCGCTACCGCGAGTTCATGCAGTGCGACTTCGACACGGTGGGCACGACGGCCGTGGCGGCCGACATCGAGACCGTGCTCGTCACGCACGACCTGCTCACAGCGATCGGCGCCGAGTTCGGCCTCGGCGCGTTCACCATTCGGCTGAACCACCGCGGCGTGCTGAACGGCCTGCTGGAGAGCTGCGGCTTGGCCAAGAAGTCGGCCGCCGTGCTGCGGGCGCTCGACAAGCTCGCCAAGGTGGGCGAGGAGAAGGTTCGCGCCGAGCTCGCCGAGACGGCCGGCGCCAACGAGCAGCAGGCCGACGCGGTGGTGCGCCTCGCCGCCCTGGAAGGCGACAACGACACGCTGCTCGCCGAGCTCGCCACGCTGGTGGGCGACAGCGAAACCGGCGCGGCGGGCGTCGAGCGGCTGCGTGAGGTGCTGACCGGGCTCGCGGCCGCCGGCGTCGAACCGGCCCGCGTGCGGCTCGACCCGTCGATCGCCCGCGGCCTCGACTACTACACCGGCTTGGTGCTCGAGACGACGCTCGACGACCTGCCGGGCATCGGCAGCGTGGCGAGCGGCGGCCGCTACGACAACCTCGCCGCGATGTTCACCAAGCAAGAGCTGCCCGGCATCGGCGCGTCGCTCGGCCTCGACCGGCTGCTCGCCGCGCTCGAAGAGCTCAAGCTCCTGCCCGAAACGCGCACCCCGGCGCCGGTCTTCATCCCTTACTTCGAAGCCGACCGGCTCGCCGACTACCTAAAACTCGCCGCGAGCGTCCGCGCGGCGGGCTACGGCGCCGAGCTCTACCCCGAACCCAAGAAGCTCGGCAAGCAACTCCAACACGCCGACCGGCGCGGCTACCGCGTGGCGCTGATCGCCGGCGCCGACGAGCTGGACAAGGGCGAGTGCCAGGTGAAGGACCTCGCCACGGGCGAGAGCACAACGGTGGCGATCGGCGCGGTCGCCGACGAGGTCGGCCGCGTCTTGGGGGCCGGTTAG
- a CDS encoding RbsD/FucU domain-containing protein, translating into MLKTGILNPHINELLSRFRHTNTIVVSDRGFPFWPEVPTVDISLVDGVPTVMQVLEALAPAVTIGKAWMAEEFAAVNEAGVIEGFANVLGDVKIEREPHDEFKRRVPRAIGLIRTADTTQYANIILESA; encoded by the coding sequence ATGCTGAAAACCGGGATCCTCAATCCGCACATCAACGAGCTGTTGAGTCGTTTCCGGCACACCAACACGATCGTCGTGTCCGACCGTGGCTTCCCGTTTTGGCCCGAGGTTCCGACGGTCGACATCTCGCTGGTCGACGGCGTGCCGACCGTGATGCAGGTGCTCGAGGCGCTGGCGCCCGCCGTGACGATTGGCAAGGCGTGGATGGCCGAAGAGTTCGCCGCCGTGAACGAGGCGGGCGTGATCGAGGGCTTCGCCAACGTCCTCGGCGACGTGAAGATCGAGCGCGAGCCGCACGACGAATTCAAACGCCGCGTGCCGCGGGCGATCGGCCTGATCCGCACCGCCGACACGACGCAGTACGCCAACATCATCCTCGAGTCGGCCTGA
- a CDS encoding DegT/DnrJ/EryC1/StrS family aminotransferase produces the protein MPAPLLDINRQNAPLRDEILAAITEVVDTGAFLKGPACGRLEKAVAECCDAEHAVGCASGSDAILVALMALGVGPGDEVILPSFTFFATAGCVSRLGATPVFADILPDTFNIDPADVERRITPATKAIMPVHLFGQSADMTALAAIATEHGLDLVEDAAQAIGAAYQGRPVGAIGRVGCISFYPTKNLGGMGDGGMITTDDGELAERMRVLCDHGQAPRYHHHLVGLNSRLDTIQAAALGVKLERLGDYASARSRHAARYAEAFAGLGDTITTPVVAEGCDSVWNQYTVRVHGGRRDELQKELASKQIGSAIYYPIPLHLQACFAELGYKPGDLPESERAAEEVLSLPVFPELAAEEQASVIDAVQEFAATKDAARAA, from the coding sequence ATGCCCGCCCCTCTGCTCGACATCAACCGCCAGAACGCCCCGCTCCGCGACGAGATCCTCGCCGCCATCACCGAGGTGGTCGACACCGGCGCGTTCCTCAAGGGCCCGGCCTGCGGACGGCTCGAGAAGGCTGTGGCCGAGTGCTGCGACGCCGAGCACGCCGTGGGCTGCGCGTCGGGCAGCGACGCGATCTTGGTGGCCCTGATGGCCCTGGGCGTCGGCCCGGGCGACGAGGTGATCCTGCCGAGTTTTACTTTCTTTGCCACGGCGGGCTGCGTGTCGCGATTGGGCGCGACGCCGGTCTTCGCCGATATCTTGCCCGACACGTTCAACATCGACCCGGCCGACGTCGAGCGGCGCATCACGCCCGCCACCAAGGCGATCATGCCGGTCCACCTGTTCGGCCAGTCGGCCGACATGACCGCGCTCGCCGCGATCGCCACGGAGCACGGCCTCGACCTGGTGGAGGACGCCGCCCAGGCGATCGGCGCCGCTTACCAAGGCCGGCCGGTCGGCGCGATCGGCCGGGTGGGCTGCATCAGCTTTTACCCGACCAAGAACCTCGGCGGCATGGGCGACGGCGGCATGATCACGACCGACGACGGCGAGCTGGCCGAGCGGATGCGGGTGCTCTGCGACCACGGCCAAGCGCCGCGCTACCACCACCACCTGGTGGGTCTCAACAGCCGGTTGGACACGATCCAGGCGGCCGCGTTGGGCGTGAAGCTCGAGCGGCTCGGCGATTACGCGTCGGCCCGCTCGCGGCACGCCGCCCGCTACGCCGAGGCGTTCGCCGGGCTCGGCGACACGATCACCACGCCGGTCGTGGCCGAGGGCTGCGACAGCGTTTGGAACCAGTACACCGTGCGGGTCCACGGCGGCCGTCGCGACGAGCTGCAGAAGGAGCTCGCCTCGAAGCAGATCGGCTCGGCCATCTACTACCCGATCCCGCTGCACCTGCAAGCCTGCTTCGCGGAGCTGGGCTACAAGCCGGGCGACCTGCCCGAATCGGAGCGGGCGGCCGAAGAGGTGCTCTCGCTGCCGGTCTTCCCGGAGCTGGCGGCCGAAGAGCAGGCGTCGGTCATCGACGCGGTGCAGGAGTTCGCCGCGACCAAGGACGCCGCCCGCGCCGCGTGA
- a CDS encoding aldo/keto reductase has protein sequence MRQTPLGQTGLTLPALVHGTSCLGNLYELVEDETKLAIVRQWFACADEGAAVALDTAGKYGAGLAIEKIGESLRRLEIDPERVVLSNKLGWFRTPLTTPEPTFERGVWAGIEHDAEQRLGYQGVLDCWEQGNNLLGAPYRPQLVSIHDPDEHLAGAGSKTQRDDRLGEVLEGYRALGELRAAGEARAVGVGAKDWRVAREIAERVDLDWVMLANSLTIHRHPSELLAFVDELVAKGVTIINSAVFNAGFLVGGRYYDYRVPSKEVEADKPLFAWREKFLTLCREHDVEPSVACVRFALSPPGVAAVAMNTSRPERVGENTAAVEADAPDSFWRAAKQAGVIDAAYPYLAPTPAPSPRKMRC, from the coding sequence ATGCGTCAAACGCCCCTCGGACAGACCGGCCTCACACTGCCGGCGCTGGTGCACGGCACGAGCTGTCTGGGCAACCTCTACGAGTTGGTCGAGGACGAGACCAAGCTGGCGATCGTCCGGCAGTGGTTCGCCTGTGCCGACGAGGGGGCCGCGGTGGCGCTCGACACGGCCGGCAAGTACGGCGCAGGGCTCGCGATCGAAAAGATCGGCGAGTCTCTGCGGCGCCTCGAGATCGACCCCGAGCGGGTGGTGCTGAGCAACAAGCTCGGCTGGTTCCGCACGCCGCTCACCACGCCGGAGCCGACGTTCGAGCGCGGTGTGTGGGCCGGCATCGAGCACGACGCCGAGCAGCGGCTCGGCTACCAGGGCGTGCTCGACTGCTGGGAGCAGGGCAACAATTTACTGGGCGCGCCGTACCGGCCGCAGCTCGTGTCGATCCACGATCCCGACGAGCACCTCGCCGGGGCCGGCTCGAAGACGCAGCGCGACGACCGGCTGGGCGAAGTGCTCGAAGGCTACCGAGCGCTCGGCGAGCTCCGCGCCGCGGGTGAGGCGCGGGCCGTGGGCGTGGGCGCCAAGGATTGGCGCGTCGCCCGCGAGATCGCCGAGCGGGTCGACCTCGACTGGGTCATGCTCGCCAACAGCCTGACGATCCACCGCCACCCGTCGGAGCTGCTGGCGTTTGTCGACGAGCTCGTGGCGAAGGGCGTGACGATCATCAACTCGGCGGTGTTCAACGCCGGGTTCCTGGTCGGCGGGCGCTACTACGACTACCGCGTGCCGTCGAAGGAGGTCGAGGCCGACAAGCCGCTTTTCGCCTGGCGCGAGAAGTTCCTCACGCTCTGCCGCGAGCACGACGTAGAGCCTTCGGTCGCCTGCGTGCGGTTCGCTCTCTCGCCCCCCGGCGTGGCGGCCGTGGCGATGAACACCAGCCGCCCCGAGCGCGTCGGCGAGAACACCGCGGCGGTCGAGGCCGACGCCCCCGACTCGTTCTGGCGGGCGGCCAAGCAGGCCGGGGTCATCGACGCCGCCTATCCTTATCTTGCTCCCACTCCAGCCCCCAGCCCCCGCAAAATGCGATGCTGA
- the fucP gene encoding L-fucose:H+ symporter permease — protein MSETTDPADVSPADAPPTYVAPAEGKSGGRLVPAQYLYAFVLVTLLFPLWGFANDVTNPMVKAFQEIFQIKAGQASYIQFAFYGGYFTMAIPAALAIRKISYKGGILIGLGLYATGALLFIPASIMMEFWLFCASLYILTFGLAFLETSANPYILSMGPKETATQRLNLAQAFNPLGSLTGMFVTSLLILPALQVSDFREQQVEAHPEYKKMKPAEVDGEITAALKQFSVDEPERFGEMQSYDLQQVRKPYVVIAIVVICLAAVFAFSKMPDTGHKEEPIHLSQVLANLTTLRYLGGVIAQTFYVGAQIMCWTYILHYGMTMLGMSAGEAQGWNIRAMITFVSCRFIGTFLLRFINSGLLLGVLAVGGVFATAGVMFLEGMAGMYCLVGVSACMSIMFPTIYGIALDGLSADDAKLGSAGLIVAIVGGAFMPLWNGRLIDGPSRVLLGQSLESVQFAFILSLGCFVVVAIYGFLVFAMESRRGATT, from the coding sequence ATGTCCGAGACTACCGACCCCGCCGACGTGTCGCCGGCCGACGCCCCCCCGACCTACGTCGCCCCGGCTGAAGGGAAGAGCGGCGGCCGCCTCGTGCCGGCGCAATACCTGTACGCGTTCGTGCTCGTGACGCTGCTGTTCCCGCTATGGGGATTTGCGAACGACGTCACGAACCCGATGGTCAAGGCGTTCCAGGAGATATTCCAGATCAAGGCCGGTCAGGCTTCATACATCCAGTTCGCCTTCTACGGCGGCTACTTCACGATGGCGATCCCCGCCGCCTTGGCAATCCGCAAGATCTCCTACAAGGGGGGCATTCTGATCGGGCTGGGGCTCTACGCCACAGGCGCGCTGCTGTTCATCCCGGCCAGCATCATGATGGAGTTCTGGCTGTTCTGCGCGTCGCTCTACATCTTGACGTTCGGCCTGGCTTTCCTCGAGACGAGCGCGAACCCGTACATCTTGTCGATGGGGCCTAAGGAGACCGCCACGCAGCGGCTCAACTTGGCGCAGGCTTTCAACCCGCTGGGGTCGCTCACCGGCATGTTCGTTACGAGCCTGCTCATATTGCCTGCTCTGCAGGTCTCGGATTTCCGAGAGCAGCAGGTTGAGGCTCACCCCGAGTACAAAAAGATGAAGCCCGCGGAGGTCGATGGCGAGATCACCGCAGCGCTCAAGCAGTTCTCGGTCGATGAGCCTGAAAGGTTTGGAGAGATGCAGTCGTACGACTTGCAACAGGTTCGGAAGCCCTACGTCGTAATCGCGATCGTAGTGATCTGCTTAGCGGCGGTCTTCGCCTTTTCGAAGATGCCCGACACGGGCCACAAGGAAGAGCCGATCCACCTCTCGCAAGTACTTGCCAATCTGACCACGCTCCGCTACCTCGGCGGGGTCATCGCCCAGACGTTTTACGTCGGCGCCCAGATCATGTGCTGGACTTACATCCTCCACTACGGCATGACGATGCTCGGCATGAGCGCCGGCGAGGCCCAGGGATGGAACATCCGCGCGATGATCACCTTCGTCTCCTGCCGCTTCATCGGCACGTTCCTCCTGAGGTTCATCAACTCCGGTCTGCTGCTCGGGGTGCTCGCCGTGGGGGGAGTGTTCGCCACCGCCGGCGTGATGTTCCTCGAGGGGATGGCGGGCATGTACTGCCTGGTCGGCGTTTCGGCCTGCATGTCGATCATGTTCCCCACGATCTACGGCATCGCGCTCGATGGCTTGAGCGCGGACGACGCCAAGCTCGGTTCCGCCGGGTTGATCGTGGCCATCGTCGGCGGCGCCTTCATGCCGCTCTGGAACGGCCGCCTGATCGACGGCCCGTCGCGCGTGCTGCTGGGCCAGTCGCTCGAGTCGGTGCAGTTCGCCTTTATCCTTTCGCTGGGCTGCTTTGTCGTGGTCGCGATCTACGGCTTCCTCGTGTTCGCGATGGAATCCCGACGCGGAGCAACCACCTAG